In one Brassica oleracea var. oleracea cultivar TO1000 chromosome C9, BOL, whole genome shotgun sequence genomic region, the following are encoded:
- the LOC106319087 gene encoding hexokinase-1-like, producing the protein MGKVAVGATVVCAAAVFAATVYVVRRRMKSCGKWGRVIEILKVFEEDCATPIGKLRQVADAMTVEMHAGLASEGGSKLKMLISYVDNLPSGDEQGFFYALDLGGTNFRVMRVLLGGKQDRVVKQEFEEVSIPPPLMTGASDELFNFIAEALARFVATEGEDFHLPAGRQRELGFTFSFPVKQTSLCSGTLISWTKGFSIEDALGQDVVGELIKAMERVGLDMNVTALVNDTVGTLAGGRYYNSDVVAAVILGTGTNAAYVERANAIPKWQGLLPKSGEMVINMEWGNFRSSHLPLTEYDHLLDFDSLNPGEQILEKIISGMYLGEILRRVLLKMAEEAAFFGDSIPPKLKVPFIIRTPTMSAMHSDTSPDLKVVGSKLKDILEVPTTLKMRKVVISLCNIIATRGARLSAAGIYGILKKLGRDAPKDGETTQKSVIAMDGGLFEHYTQFSECMESSLKELLGDEASESVEVIHSNDGSGVGAALLAASHSQYLEDSETS; encoded by the exons ATGGGTAAAGTGGCTGTTGGTGCGACGGTCGTGTGCGCTGCGGCGGTTTTCGCGGCGACGGTGTATGTGGTGAGGCGGCGGATGAAAAGCTGCGGGAAATGGGGGCGCGTGATAGAGATCCTGAAGGTGTTCGAGGAGGATTGCGCGACGCCGATAGGGAAGCTGAGACAAGTGGCGGATGCGATGACGGTTGAGATGCACGCGGGTCTCGCATCGGAAGGTGGAAGCAAGCTTAAGATGCTCATCAGCTACGTCGACAATCTCCCTTCTGG GGATGAACAAGGTTTCTTTTACGCGCTGGACCTAGGAGGAACAAACTTCCGTGTCATGCGTGTGCTTCTCGGTGGCAAACAAGACCGTGTTGTCAAACAAGAATTCGAAGAAGTCTCTATCCCTCCTCCTTTGATGACCGGTGCTTCAGAT GAATTGTTCAATTTTATCGCTGAAGCGCTTGCAAGGTTTGTAGCTACGGAAGGAGAGGACTTTCATCTCCCAGCGGGTAGACAAAGGGAGTTAGGTTTCACTTTCTCGTTTCCTGTTAAGCAGACGTCTTTGTGCTCTGGCACTCTCATCAGCTGGACTAAAGGCTTCTCCATCGAAGATGCA CTTGGACAAGATGTTGTGGGAGAGCTTATTAAAGCTATGGAAAGAGTTGGGCTCGACATGAATGTCACAGCGCTT GTTAATGATACGGTTGGAACACTTGCTGGTGGTAGATACTATAACTCTGATGTTGTAGCCGCTGTTATTCTAGGCACTGGCACTAATGCAGCTTATGTCGAACGCGCAAATGCCATTCCAAAATGGCAGGGCTTACTTCCCAAATCTGGAGAAATG GTGATCAACATGGAGTGGGGAAACTTCAGGTCATCACATCTTCCCTTGACCGAGTACGACCACTTGCTGGATTTCGATAGTTTGAATCCTGGTGAACAG ATTCTTGAGAAAATCATTTCCGGTATGTATTTGGGAGAGATCTTGCGTAGAGTTCTTCTGAAGATGGCTGAAGAGGCTGCTTTCTTTGGCGACTCCATCCCACCTAAGCTGAAAGTACCATTCATCATAAGGACTCCGACCATGTCTGCTATGCACAGCGACACTTCTCCGGACTTGAAGGTTGTTGGAAGCAAGTTAAAGGACATACTGGAG GTCCCTACTACTCTGAAGATGAGAAAAGTTGTGATCAGTCTCTGTAACATAATCGCCACCCGAGGAGCTCGTCTCTCTGCAGCTGGGATCTACGGAATCCTCAAGAAACTAGGAAGAGACGCACCGAAAGATGGAGAAACAACGCAGAAATCTGTGATTGCCATGGACGGTGGACTGTTCGAGCACTACACTCAGTTCAGCGAGTGTATGGAGAGCTCACTGAAAGAGTTGCTTGGAGATGAAGCATCAGAGAGCGTCGAGGTGATTCATTCGAATGACGGGTCCGGCGTTGGCGCTGCATTGCTCGCTGCCTCGCACTCTCAGTACCTCGAGGACTCTGAAACAAGTTAA